From the genome of Papaver somniferum cultivar HN1 chromosome 2, ASM357369v1, whole genome shotgun sequence, one region includes:
- the LOC113349750 gene encoding serine/threonine protein phosphatase 2A 55 kDa regulatory subunit B beta isoform-like isoform X2, translating into MTPPVNGDLGFPSPLQWKFSQVFGERAAGEEVQEVDIISAIEFDKSGEHLATGDRGGRVVLFEKTDGKDFTFRKELEKTDYSIARHPEFRYKTEFQSHEPEFDYLKSLEIEEKINKVRWCQTSNGALFLLSTNDKTVKYWKVQEKKIKKVAEVNLDTSGAKSNGGLPGKIGAGSDFVFPPGGIPSLHLPVIVGQETNLVPRCRRVFAHAHDYHINSIANNSDGETFISADDLRINLWNLEISNQSFNIVDVKPVNMEDLTEVITSAEFHPTHCHTLAYSSSKGTICLIDMRQSALCDSHAKIFIENDTPGSRSFFTEIIASISDIKFGRDGRYILSRDYMTLKLWDLNMEASPVATFQVHEHLRPKLCDLYENDSIFDKFECCLSGDGLRVATGSYSNLFRVFGSAPGSNEATTLEASKNPIRRQPQTPTRSLRSLTSLSRSRRRGSENMGIDAGGNDFSTKLLHLAWHPTSNVLACAAANSLYMYYAEENPQSEHQK; encoded by the exons ATGACTCCACCTGTTAATGGAGATTTGGGTTTTCCATCTCCACTTCAGTGGAAATTCTCACAGGTTTTTGGTGAAAGAGCAGCTGGTGAAGAAGTTCAAGAAG TTGATATTATTTCTGCTATTGAATTCGACAAAAGCGGTGAGCATCTTGCAACTGGTGATCGAGGAGGACGAGTGGTTTTATTTGAGAAAACAGATGGGAAAGAC TTTACCTTCCGCAAGGAGCTGGAGAAAACGGATTATTCCATCGCCAGGCATCCAGAATTCCGTTACAAGACTGAGTTTCAGAGTCATGAGCCTGAG TTTGATTACTTGAAAAGTTTGGAAATAGAGGAGAAAATTAATAAAGTACGGTGGTGTCAAACATCCAATGGTGCTCTTTTCCTTCTTTCCACAAATGACAAAACAGTAAAATATTGGAAG GTTCAAGAAAAGAAGATAAAGAAGGTAGCTGAGGTGAACTTAGACACTTCAGGGGCAAAATCAAATGGAGGACTTCCTGGAAAAATTGGAGCTGGATCTGACTTTGTATTTCCACCTGGAGGAATTCCCTCTTTACATTTACCAGTG ATTGTTGGCCAGGAAACAAACCTTGTTCCTAGATGTCGAAGAGTATTTGCTCATGCACATGACTACCACATAAATTCCATTGCAAACAACAG TGACGGTGAGACATTTATCTCTGCAGACGATTTACGGATAAATTTGTGGAACCTGGAGATCAGTAATCAAAGTTTTAATATTGTTGATGTGAAGCCAGTAAACATGGAGGATCTCACTG AGGTCATAACGTCTGCAGAATTTCATCCTACACATTGTCATACATTAGCATACAGTAGCTCAAAGGGAACAATATGCCTTATCGATATGAGGCAGTCAGCTCTATGTGATTCACATGCCAAAAT ATTTATAGAGAACGATACACCTGGTTCACGCTCATTCTTCACAGAAATAATTGCCTCAATATCAGATATTAAGTTTGGAAGAGATGGGAGATATATATTGAGTCGTGATTATATGACGCTAAAG CTTTGGGATTTAAATATGGAAGCTAGCCCTGTTGCAACCTTTCAAGTCCATGAACACCTGAGACCCAAG CTTTGTGATCTTTACGAGAATGATTCAATTTTTGACAAATTTGAGTGTTGTTTGAGTGGTGATGGCCTGCGCGTTGCCACTGGTTCTTACAG CAATCTCTTCCGTGTATTTGGTTCTGCTCCGGGCAGTAATGAGGCAACAACATTAGAGGCCAGCAAGAACCCCATAAG ACGCCAACCTCAGACTCCTACTAGATCTTTAAGGTCACTCACCAGTCTATCACGCTCCCGTAGACGAG GATCTGAGAATATGGGCATAGACGCTGGTGGAAATGATTTCTCCACTAAGCTGCTCCATCTTGCATGGCATCCAACCTCCAACGTTCTGGCTTGTGCAGCCGCAAATAGTCTTTACATGTATTATGCTGAGGAAAATCCACAAAGCGAACATCAAAAGTAG
- the LOC113349750 gene encoding serine/threonine protein phosphatase 2A 55 kDa regulatory subunit B beta isoform-like isoform X1 encodes MTPPVNGDLGFPSPLQWKFSQVFGERAAGEEVQEVDIISAIEFDKSGEHLATGDRGGRVVLFEKTDGKDFTFRKELEKTDYSIARHPEFRYKTEFQSHEPEFDYLKSLEIEEKINKVRWCQTSNGALFLLSTNDKTVKYWKVQEKKIKKVAEVNLDTSGAKSNGGLPGKIGAGSDFVFPPGGIPSLHLPVVIVGQETNLVPRCRRVFAHAHDYHINSIANNSDGETFISADDLRINLWNLEISNQSFNIVDVKPVNMEDLTEVITSAEFHPTHCHTLAYSSSKGTICLIDMRQSALCDSHAKIFIENDTPGSRSFFTEIIASISDIKFGRDGRYILSRDYMTLKLWDLNMEASPVATFQVHEHLRPKLCDLYENDSIFDKFECCLSGDGLRVATGSYSNLFRVFGSAPGSNEATTLEASKNPIRRQPQTPTRSLRSLTSLSRSRRRGSENMGIDAGGNDFSTKLLHLAWHPTSNVLACAAANSLYMYYAEENPQSEHQK; translated from the exons ATGACTCCACCTGTTAATGGAGATTTGGGTTTTCCATCTCCACTTCAGTGGAAATTCTCACAGGTTTTTGGTGAAAGAGCAGCTGGTGAAGAAGTTCAAGAAG TTGATATTATTTCTGCTATTGAATTCGACAAAAGCGGTGAGCATCTTGCAACTGGTGATCGAGGAGGACGAGTGGTTTTATTTGAGAAAACAGATGGGAAAGAC TTTACCTTCCGCAAGGAGCTGGAGAAAACGGATTATTCCATCGCCAGGCATCCAGAATTCCGTTACAAGACTGAGTTTCAGAGTCATGAGCCTGAG TTTGATTACTTGAAAAGTTTGGAAATAGAGGAGAAAATTAATAAAGTACGGTGGTGTCAAACATCCAATGGTGCTCTTTTCCTTCTTTCCACAAATGACAAAACAGTAAAATATTGGAAG GTTCAAGAAAAGAAGATAAAGAAGGTAGCTGAGGTGAACTTAGACACTTCAGGGGCAAAATCAAATGGAGGACTTCCTGGAAAAATTGGAGCTGGATCTGACTTTGTATTTCCACCTGGAGGAATTCCCTCTTTACATTTACCAGTGGTA ATTGTTGGCCAGGAAACAAACCTTGTTCCTAGATGTCGAAGAGTATTTGCTCATGCACATGACTACCACATAAATTCCATTGCAAACAACAG TGACGGTGAGACATTTATCTCTGCAGACGATTTACGGATAAATTTGTGGAACCTGGAGATCAGTAATCAAAGTTTTAATATTGTTGATGTGAAGCCAGTAAACATGGAGGATCTCACTG AGGTCATAACGTCTGCAGAATTTCATCCTACACATTGTCATACATTAGCATACAGTAGCTCAAAGGGAACAATATGCCTTATCGATATGAGGCAGTCAGCTCTATGTGATTCACATGCCAAAAT ATTTATAGAGAACGATACACCTGGTTCACGCTCATTCTTCACAGAAATAATTGCCTCAATATCAGATATTAAGTTTGGAAGAGATGGGAGATATATATTGAGTCGTGATTATATGACGCTAAAG CTTTGGGATTTAAATATGGAAGCTAGCCCTGTTGCAACCTTTCAAGTCCATGAACACCTGAGACCCAAG CTTTGTGATCTTTACGAGAATGATTCAATTTTTGACAAATTTGAGTGTTGTTTGAGTGGTGATGGCCTGCGCGTTGCCACTGGTTCTTACAG CAATCTCTTCCGTGTATTTGGTTCTGCTCCGGGCAGTAATGAGGCAACAACATTAGAGGCCAGCAAGAACCCCATAAG ACGCCAACCTCAGACTCCTACTAGATCTTTAAGGTCACTCACCAGTCTATCACGCTCCCGTAGACGAG GATCTGAGAATATGGGCATAGACGCTGGTGGAAATGATTTCTCCACTAAGCTGCTCCATCTTGCATGGCATCCAACCTCCAACGTTCTGGCTTGTGCAGCCGCAAATAGTCTTTACATGTATTATGCTGAGGAAAATCCACAAAGCGAACATCAAAAGTAG